DNA sequence from the Cottoperca gobio chromosome 10, fCotGob3.1, whole genome shotgun sequence genome:
GCGTCTCATTCTTTCTGTTCGTAGGGACACGTGCCGTCTGATGATTCGCAAAATACAATTTGCACCAGCTAACAACAAGCCCGGACCCAAGGCTGAAATATCCAGGCAGTTCATGATGAGTGACAAACCTGTGAACTTGGAGGCCTCCCTTGAGAAAGAGGTACATTGAAGTCTACATACTCTATTTCTGGCATAATGTACACGTATAAAACTATTACAAATGATTCTTGCTTATAGATTTATTACCATGGAGATCCAATCACCGTCAAGGTAAAAATCCACAATGAAACCAACAAGGTTGTGAAGAAAATCCAACTCTCAGGTGAGCAGCCAGTAAAGTTTTAAAGCAGTGAAGTTACATTCTTAATATAACTTGtaagcagaggaagagaagaaatagAATATGAGTACGGCTTAaaacatgtgcgtgtgtgtgtgtgtgtgtgtgtagacatttTAACTGATAATTCTGACAGagatattttttcttttagttgAGCAGCTGACAAATGTGGTGCTCTACTCATCCGACACTTACACCAAGGCGATCTGCACTGAGGAGTTTGGGTAAGGCTTTCACTGCATCGAAAGAGGCTTTCTGCCAAATGTAATATCTggaaatatatttcaatatatattCTCACAGTCCCAATACCCTTAAATTGAATCAATTAAGATAATACTGGGAAAAAAATCGCTTTGTTATTGTTACATTTCCATATGGATTCAAGAAAAGGaaagtaaaataacacaaacttcTTTCACCCCTATAAACAGGGAGACAATTGAGGCCAACGCTACATTGGAGAAGTCCTTCCAAATAACCCCCCTGCTGGCCAACAGCCCAGAGAAGAGGGGTATTTCAGTGGACGGACGGCTAAAAGACGGGGACACCAACCTAGCATCCACAACCCTGTAAGCCACTCCAGTTCTCTCATCAAAAGGGCTTACAGTGAGCCGAGGACAGGTTTACATCCTCTTATTGAGTGGGGCCGGCTGACTTAACGTGTCTTAGACCAAATCCTCAAGCTCTGAAAGGTAAACTATTACTGTCTCCTCACAGGAGTCAAGGCGAAAAGGAAATGCTGGGAATCATCGTCGGCTACAAAGTCAAGGTCAATCTTATGGTGTCCGGCGGAGGGTAAGACTCAACTGCATATTCGTACATAATACTTTTACGTTTAGTGTCAAATTGTGaagattaaaatatttattttattgtgttttctctcaccAAAAGCCTGCTGGGGGGCCTAACAGGAAGGTAAATCTATGGTCACGCGTTATTAGTTTGAGCAAtatataatttactatactgtatatttttaataataaaccttttctctttttttttccagcgATGTCACAGTGGAGCTTCCTCTGACTCTAATGTCCCCAAAACCCGCAGGTGAGTGCTGTGTTTTTGCATACAATTGCTATTTAAATTATTCCTGAGACATTTCACTGGTACAAAGAAGACAGCATTGattaattaacatgttttatgtcATGTCCTTCCCCCTTCATCCTGTTACTGCATATCATTGCTGAGCAGAAGTGTAAGTATAAAATAGTGACTATGAAAAGACATGTATTCGCCTGTGGTTGTGATGTTTGAAACATGCTGCTTATACTTTTCtcctgtgtgttttatgaaCCAAAGCATATTGGAATAAAGGTCTATTTGGTTCAGGTGAGGTCACCTCTGATTTAGTACGTTTTACAACATTCACATATCAAGGGCTACAATGCATGTCTTCACTATGAAATAAATACCTAGTTGTACGGTGTTAGATCTAGATCATGATGTATATCAATAATACAATCATAGGACTTTCTGCATTTGTAAAATGAGCGTTTGCAAAGTTTAGGTTATGAGGTCTCCAGAAAGAAGTTAGATATGGTGGCCCTTGAATGAGTGCACTGTTTCACCCGAAAACccttttgtatttgtgtgaaatattacatttgaaccCTTGTTGCTCCAACTCCaagatgattattattatttttaaatcatccaGTTGAGACTAATTGAGAAATTGTACTtactattattaaaatgattagatATGTAGCCCATGGTATCCATATGCATAAAGATGTAGTCTGCATTATGTTATCAAATAACAGATGCAGTTAACGGCTGTTTTACATCTGTATGAGTAATCTTGGTGTAATGTTGGACTCACAGAATcagttgtttgtctgtttcGTGCCAACAGGACAGACATCTCATTCGAGGCCATGAAGGATTAAGATGAGCAGCGAAGGAATATCTCCTCTCTGACAGAGAATACAGAACACAAAGGAAATCAACACCGATGAAGAAAAGCACAAAGTGTCATTAAGTCACTACAATATTCTTATTTCGCctgtacatatacatttttattaggCATTACCAAAAGAGCTCAGAAAGAGTGACTGAAAAAGAGTCTAAACTCTGTGTGACGTTTATCTGAATGGCATTATAgcattaaatagaaataaacatgtattgtaATTTTTTCTTTGTCGAAGGAAATTAACCATAGCACAGAGTTTAGACTTTTCTTTCTATGTGTTATGATTACCAACCCGTTAATTAGTAATTAATcttaatttatttatgattaGAGCCATGATATAGGTACAGCTGTGGGGTGAATATCACCAAAATACTCCTGATTGTATCACTTGTTATTTACGAGTCAATAAACTTATTTGTTTCCCCAATTATTCGATTATGcttgtttattttcctcagtATTTCATGGGAATacttatacatttattttaaaactgagAACGTCATTATATCAACAAAGAGCttcataacaaataaaaaatcaaaattcaaaatatattattttataattttacaaacaaaagtgAAGTATATTTCTAATAGCATTTTGTTATCAAAGTTCTTatgattaatatattattatacacttttattttaactGTGTATATTTGATCTGGGACTCAAAtgacagacacaaaaacatatcTCTGAGTAGTTGCTTTAAAGCATTGCTCTGAATCATACAGCTAAAGATTGTAGCTATAAAATtatctatattttttaaaacactggaTAAGCATGTTTTTGCACGTACTTAAAGAGTGTTTTCTAAATCAGCACCAAACACACTACCTTGCCTAGCTTTAGCTTGTCAGCAGAGTAACATAATTGTAGGCCTACTGTGTGTAAATgcaaaaatctattaaaaaatacGTTGTTCGacatagaaaagaaaaagcaatgtATTCTATTGAAACTGTGAACATGTAATAAGGGTTAACTTTACCATTTCTGTTGTCTATCCAAAGTTGCCTCTTGGTTGCGCTATTTCACTTCTGCACGTTTAAGAAAACAATAGCGCTGGCTCGTGCAGGATAAAGATACACTACTTGCTCCTCTCCGGTCTAGACATCACATCATTAGCCAAgtcagctagttagctgttTATTTTTTGGACAAAATGTCAACTACGACAGGCGGCGGAGAGTTTGGCAACCCTCTACGAAAGTTCAAGCTCGTCTTTCTGGGCGAACAGAGTGGTAAGCAGGGGACGGTGTACTTGAGCCAAGTGTTCATTTGGTCGGATGTGAGGAATATGTTGGAGCATTCACGTAGTTAGCCAGCTAGCTTCTCCAGCTAGTTTGCGGCTGGCTAGCAGGATAAAGTTATCCACCGGCCATGAACGACCAGTGATGATGCAAAATTAGATGTTAATATGTCACGGTCAACACATTGTTAAATAGAGAGTAAGATTACAAAAAGATTATGGgcacaatattttttttctcactcGTGATGATGTCATTGCAAAGCTAGCTAACGCTAAACCTGTAAACTAGCCAAACATTTCGCTCTTTAACGATAATTAATACAATACGTAGAGTAACTGTTTTATAACCTTAAGATGTGTGGCTTATTTACATCTTGATTTGTTGCTTGATCAAAACAATGGTCCTTACTGTGGTTATTAGTTTGCGATGCATCAGCATCCTCTAACTGTAGCTAACGATAGCTGGCTAACTACTTTTAGCTAACGCTGGCTTTGCTAGTCTAAAATACATCAGTAATGTAAGCTAATATTGTCTTTTACTGCTTTATTAAAACCCAAATGTTGCCTAGAAAGAGTGTGTTCGGAATATATGTTTCCAAATACAAGACCCCATACATGTCAAAGGAATCAAGTGTATCACTATCTGTCAGTGTAGCGCTTTTCAACtcgctagctgctagctgctagctgttagcttccTACGGCAGCACCTTGCAGAGCCACGTCGGCCAGTGTGGGTTCAGACCCGTCGGCCTTTTTCCCGACCATTTAACGTCAGTTTGCAGGGACCGATACTGACAGTTTTAAACCTGATTGCATATTAGGGTTGATTGTCTAATACGTATGTGACATTATGCTACTATCTCATAACGAAACATATATAAGAAGtcaagtcatttttattttccaaaatgttgtgGCTCCACCCATATTGCCAGCTCAGCGTGTGGGTTCAGCAGTCCACATTACATCAATGATAATAGCACATCACTCACTATATGTGGTGTCACTGAGTCAttgattcattttctttctataATACAAAAGTAGAATTGATGTAAGCAAATTGGGTATGTAATCTTAACCTATGTGGAGTCTTAGCCTTGTAGAATATGGTCTGTTGTTACCAGGATCAAGTCTGAACATGTCTGttactgtgtttgtgcagtTGGGAAGACCTCTCTCATCACCAGGTTTATGTATGACAGTTTCGACAACACTTATCAGGTAATAACGCATGTTCATCACAATATGATGCATAATAATTCccttttatttatagagcgcttttaaaaggtactcaaagactctttacatgtacatataacattcaaaatgacaTATGCAATCAAACCACTTTGTCTAATACTTAATTTTAGATATAGATGTCATGCACTTTCGAGTATTGTTTCCATAACAATGTTTTAATGCAGTCATTGTCTTACAGGCAACAATTGGCATTGACTTTTTGTCAAAAACCATGTACCTAGAAGATCGCACGGTAAGTCctgtatgttttattgtgtaattCTCATCATTCCCATTGGCATAGTTTTAAAACGCATGCATTTGCTTTTTGTGTAATAGCCACCATTTATTTCCCTTTCAccatttcacattgttttcacattatcCTAGATTTtgccattattattttttgtcagACGTGTGATCATGTTGTTAGCCTCCATCGTTATTTcaagtttttgttttccttccatCCCCTGGCTGGGTCATGAAATGCCCCCCCTTCCCACATTCATTTCACGGCTGGCCACAGATTCGGCTGCAGCTCTGGGATACAGCCGGACAGGAGCGTTTCCGCAGCCTCATCCCCAGTTACATCCGCgactcagctgctgctgtggtgGTTTATGACATTGCCAGTAGGTATCATGGCCTTGCCTCACCTCCTTGTCCTTCGCTTAGAATGTGgaagggcaaaaaaaaaaaaaaaagatagaataGCCTTTACTATCCTGGCAAACCCCACTGGACAGCATGATAGTTGAGACTGTTTGCATCAGCCATAGTGATACTAAAACATTTCTCCAGCAGTGTCCAGGGGGGTCTGTGCTTCCTAAATGCTGTTACATATGAGGCTGATGGAAGGAATAACGAAACATGTCTTCTGATGTCACCTCATGGGCAGAGATCCTCTGAAACAGCTCTAAATAATGATTCACCAGGGCCTACTTTTACATGTCTTATCAGCATAATAACGCCGGTCGTCTCTGACCCTTCTGCATTTGATTGATTCTCCCCATTCCTCCATAAAAGACCATTTTCATCTCTGTTGCTTGGCTTGCAGTTCCTTTTTATGACTGTCCTATTCTCCACTTTCTTGTTCTGCCTTTCCCCTCTTTACCTCCTTGTCCTTTTCTTCCCCTCCGTTCCAATCCTCAGGTCCGGCTCCAGCTTTGGGACACTGCTGGACAGGAGCGTTTTCGTAGCCTAATTCCAAGCTACATCCGTGACTCTACCATTGCCGTGGTTGTTTATGACATCACCAGTGAGTCAGGGCTGTACTCTAACCTTTCTGTAGGGGTCTAGAGAAGTTGGAAGGACGCTATCTTGGCATAGTTAATACTTAATGTACTTCTGCTAATAACCttttaaaaattatatttttcttcttcaagcTTCTCAATACTTTTTCTGACTAACACTACGACTCTACGATCTTTTCTTACACAGATGCTCttccttttttaatgaaaagtaaTACCTGCTTGAGCACACTTTTAACTACAGCTAGAATACCAAATGTTTTATGTGCCACATGTGGTCGATGTGTACAgtaattttgtgtgtgtggggttttttttttcatccacaGATCTTAATTCATTCCAGCAAACTTCAAAGTGGATTGATGATGttagaacagagagaggaagtgatgtcatTATCATGCTTGTTGGGAACAAAACAGACTTGGCGGATAAAAGGTACATGGTTGTGTGAGATGTGTGAAAGATTGTTATGATTTTGTTATTATAGTTACAATGATTGATTATATAGACTGCCATCTTatcattttattacaattaGAAAATGGGTAGCATTAAGAGTTACATTATAGTATTTAAACTGCCAAAGCCTGGAATCCCACCTTCTTCCCTTCAGTGCATCTCATCCAATTTTTATTTATCATCCCTTGGCATTTTACATACTCCAGCCTTTTATTAGTGATTTTAagtacttttatgtttttttatttcttatgatTTGATCATATTTctgttctgcctttttttttctatcttcTTTGCTTTATGTCCCCTTTCCTGCTCTGTTCTCTCCATGtcattttgaattttttttttttttgtgtttccctTCAACACCACACTCCACACcactccctccccctccctccccggGACCATGGCAGGCAAGTTTCTGTTGAGGCGGCAGAGAGGAAAGCTCGTGAGCTCAATGTGATGTACATAGAGACCAGTGCCAAGGCTGGCTATAACGTCAAACAGGTTGGTGTCCAGCAAAAGCAGGTTTAATACTGACCAATAGTCTTGATAGCCATGATGTCCTTTAGGTTAGGGAGGCCAACCTGGGATGTACAACTCCTCCCATATATTCATTATATGGATCAGAGTGCGGCTGTTGAATGAATGAGTCGTTTTCCTGCTGCTTCATCTTTAATCAGCACAGCAGCTTCTCTCCCttcgtcttcctctctctctctgtctgtctgtctgtctgtgttataACTAAACTaacctctctctttttcaccCCAAAAACAAGATTCTGTGTTgagctctctctgtttctctctctctctctctctctctctctctctctctctctctctctctctctctcttccctctctttttgGCCTGTCCTCCTTTGCGATGTTTCTTTCCATATCTGTCTCTTCGTCCATCTCCCCCTCTGCTTCTACCTGAGCAGACAGATCACCACGGAGGAGGGTGAGCAGAGAGCTAAGGAACTGAATGTCATGTTCATTGAAACCAGCGCAAAGACTGGCTACAATGTCAAACAGGTAGAGATTCTGCTCTCTCAAGGTAGTTGAGCTAATTCTGCTCTCAAAGTCTACACTTAACTCTTTCCGCctcccttttttcccctctcgTGGCTCATTGTGACATGTCTTGGTATTCTAGGTACATACTGTACTGGttgtgtttcccccccccacaGGCTTTGCTTTTTAGATGTTTCAGTATTCACTTGGTCTGCACAGGTTTACTgctactgtgtttatttttctcgTGTACTTTTTTGTCTGATTCACTAAAACTTctgcagcttttaaaatgtttctgtgaCTTTAATGGGAGGCTGTTATCATAACCAACAATTACAATCACATTTTGTATTACTGCTTTAACTGCTTCTTGTGTTTGCCTGTTATTCAATGAAATTATATTACTTATTCATTCGATTTTTGTCTCTACAGTATATTGCCAATGTGATAGTAGGGGTGGGTGATGAGTATATATGAACCTTATATATTCTGAGCCAATAAAAATGAGTCCTATCATCAGAGTTTtatgttactgaggtaacaagCCTATCGATATCGCTGGTTGTATTTGATTTCCAGAAAATGTACTATAGCACAATATAGCTCAATATGgcaatataacacacactgtgttaGAAGATTTTACCCAGATCACTCACCCCTATTTGACAGCGTTTAACTTGTACTTCaccttttcacatttgtttaatctttaaaattCTTCTGGCTTTGTTTTTATAGCTGTTCCGtcgtgttgctgctgcattgcCCGGGATGGATAGCACACcagagaaaagcaaagaggACAGTATCCTTTTTAAAACTGCTTTCAACAGAAGTTATCGTCACACTATTGTCACGTGTTATTATTGCCATGGCTTTATCCCTGTAGAAATATAGAAGAGCGTGTAAATCCCTTGTAGTTTACGCTGCAGAAGAGAGAACGTTCACCGAGGAGATGGCAGCCAGATAGCGCCGCAGAAAATACTGAAGTGAAATTTGCAAATTCATTGACGATGTTACTTAACCAAGTCCTTTCAGTGATCGACATCAAACTGGAGAAACAGCCAGAGATGACTGTCACCGAGAGCAGCTGCTCATGCTAGTACTCCTCACCCTCACCGAGCCTGTCTCCTCCCAACCAACAGCTTGTCTCTCAGTGGCCACTCTCTCCACCCTTGGCACACTGCCATTGGGATGGACAACCTGtctctttttcccttttcaacTCAGTGACTTTTCAGAGTAACCGTGTGGATGTGCATTACTGTATTGGAAGAGATTATCTGGGGCGGGAGGATGGTtcaaaagtaaacatttaaaaacgaGGAATAAGTTAAATGATATGTTCAGATTTTCATCCAGTTGCATGGCATTATATAGGATTGCAGACTGACATAGCTAACCGCTCATGAGTTATTGCACAGTTCAGATTCTTTAGTGCTGTTACTCTCGTCATTGTTGTAAAGTAAAACTGCTTGGGATTATTTAAATGACTCTGCAAGGTTGAGTTCTCAGCCcattgtattttacttttttatttttaaatggagaGCTTGTCGTCAACTATTCTAGCTCTCAGATAACTGCTTATTTCTTGACTTTGTCTTATTTTTGAGGAAGTAGAGATGAGATCTTACCAGTAAACTTACATCATTGCTAACCACCATATTACCACATTAGGCTCAAATGGACCCTTTTCATTGAAGAGGGTCAATTGTCCAATCATGAGGTATAATTATACCTAACGACTCTGTAGGCTTGAGCTGTCAAATACAACAGTATGTTAGCAGatcatatttacacattttggGACCTTATCTCAAACCGTGCAAAAGGGATGCATAACCAAACAATGAGGTAATAGATCATGAAAGGGAAACCATCCTGAGTTCACTAAATTGGCTATTAACCTAAAGCTATGTCTGCATTAAAACTATAGCAACTCTCTTTCCAATGTTGAATTAGCTGCACGCATACTAACATGTCTGAGGAGG
Encoded proteins:
- the arr3b gene encoding arrestin 3b, retinal (X-arrestin); its protein translation is MSKVYKKTSGNGHIALYLGKRDFVDHVDSVDIVDGVLKVDPAGLDGKKVFVYLACAFRYGSEDLDVIGLSFRRDIWIKRIQVYPPTGETAAQTPMQECLMKKVGEQGCPFSFQMPTDLPCSVSLQPGPNDTGKACGVDFEVKGYLANVADPPDEPHKKDTCRLMIRKIQFAPANNKPGPKAEISRQFMMSDKPVNLEASLEKEIYYHGDPITVKVKIHNETNKVVKKIQLSVEQLTNVVLYSSDTYTKAICTEEFGETIEANATLEKSFQITPLLANSPEKRGISVDGRLKDGDTNLASTTLSQGEKEMLGIIVGYKVKVNLMVSGGGLLGGLTGSDVTVELPLTLMSPKPAEVILE
- the rab41 gene encoding ras-related protein Rab-41 isoform X4 — its product is MSTTTGGGEFGNPLRKFKLVFLGEQSVGKTSLITRFMYDSFDNTYQATIGIDFLSKTMYLEDRTIRLQLWDTAGQERFRSLIPSYIRDSAAAVVVYDIANLNSFQQTSKWIDDVRTERGSDVIIMLVGNKTDLADKRQITTEEGEQRAKELNVMFIETSAKTGYNVKQLFRRVAAALPGMDSTPEKSKEDMIDIKLEKQPEMTVTESSCSC
- the rab41 gene encoding ras-related protein Rab-41 isoform X1; the encoded protein is MSTTTGGGEFGNPLRKFKLVFLGEQSVGKTSLITRFMYDSFDNTYQATIGIDFLSKTMYLEDRTVRLQLWDTAGQERFRSLIPSYIRDSTIAVVVYDITNLNSFQQTSKWIDDVRTERGSDVIIMLVGNKTDLADKRQVSVEAAERKARELNVMYIETSAKAGYNVKQLFRRVAAALPGMDSTPEKSKEDMIDIKLEKQPEMTVTESSCSC
- the rab41 gene encoding ras-related protein Rab-41 isoform X2, which gives rise to MSTTTGGGEFGNPLRKFKLVFLGEQSVGKTSLITRFMYDSFDNTYQATIGIDFLSKTMYLEDRTIRLQLWDTAGQERFRSLIPSYIRDSAAAVVVYDIANLNSFQQTSKWIDDVRTERGSDVIIMLVGNKTDLADKRQVSVEAAERKARELNVMYIETSAKAGYNVKQLFRRVAAALPGMDSTPEKSKEDMIDIKLEKQPEMTVTESSCSC
- the rab41 gene encoding ras-related protein Rab-41 isoform X3 codes for the protein MSTTTGGGEFGNPLRKFKLVFLGEQSVGKTSLITRFMYDSFDNTYQATIGIDFLSKTMYLEDRTVRLQLWDTAGQERFRSLIPSYIRDSTIAVVVYDITNLNSFQQTSKWIDDVRTERGSDVIIMLVGNKTDLADKRQITTEEGEQRAKELNVMFIETSAKTGYNVKQLFRRVAAALPGMDSTPEKSKEDMIDIKLEKQPEMTVTESSCSC